The Christiangramia flava JLT2011 region GCTCAGTGACCTGCAGTTAAATAGCATTCTGGAAGATTTTGATATCGCCTACTGGAAGGTGAATTTGTTCTCGAAGGAAATAACCTGGTCTGAGCATTTTAACGCGCTGGTAGGAAATCCCGAGATCCGGGAAGACCGGTTTGAATTCTTCATCAACCAGATCCTGCATGCCGATTACCGGTACGACTTCCGTATACATTTCGAAGAGTTGCTGAAGAAAAATGAACCCTTCAGTTTTGAGATCAAACTGAAACTGGCCAATGGTAAATATCGCTGGTTCGAATGCAAGAACCTGAGGTCTAAGGGTCAGAACTTTAAGGAAACCGCTGTGCTGCTCTTTGTGAACATTCACCAGTCCAAGCGCGACCAGTATACCATTGAAGAGAATTTCTTCTATTATCGCGAAACTGCAGAGATGACTTCTACCGGTGGATGGTATATCGATACAATTACCAAGAATATCTACTGGGACGATGTTTCGAAAAAGATTCTCGACTGTCCTCGTGATTTCCAGCCCCGCTACGACGATCACCTGAAATTTTACGCTCAGGAACATCATTCCCGCATGCACAATGCTTTTGATAAATGCGAGAATTACGGGATCCCTTTCAAACTCGAATTGAAAATGGTCTCTTTTCAGCATCGCGAGTTTTGGGTTGGCCTTACCGGAAAACCGGTTTATAATGACGAACAGCAGATCGTGGGGATTCGTGGGGTGATACAGAATATCGATGAAAACAAGAATAACGAATTGAATTTGCAGAACTCTCTGGACATTATTGCAAGTCAGAATTCCCGCCTTTTCAATTTCGCGCATATCGTTTCCCATCATCTTCGTTCACATAGCAGCAATTTAAGCCTGATCGTGGAATTGCTTGGCGAAGCAAAATCAGATAAAGACAAGCTGGATCTCCTGGCAAATGTGGAAGATATTTCAGGCAACCTTGATACCGCAATTTCCAGACTGAATGATATTGTAAGTATCCAAACTTCCTTGCGAAAAGAAAGAGTATGGATTAAGTTTGAAGAGGCTCTCGAAATCGTTTTGGCTTCGATTTCTTCGTTAATTAATCGAGAAAATGCAAAAATCGTCGCTGAATTTCAAGAGTTGAAAGAAATTCGCTACGTTCCTGAATATCTTGAAAGTATTTTACTAAATTTAATCACGAATGCCATCAGATACAGGCAGCCGGGACGTAAACCGGTGATCTTTATTCAGACTTATATCGAGAACGAAAAAGAATATCTGGAGATAAGTGACAACGGAATGGGGATCGATTTGGAGGAATATGGAGACAAGATGTTTGGGATGTACAAAACCTTCCATCAAAACAATCCGGAAGCCAAAGGTATCGGGCTATTCATAACAAAAAATCAGGTTGAAGCATTGGGCGGAACCATATCGGTAAGCAGTACCATAGATATTGGAACCACCTTTAAAATAAAATTCTAGATCTATTTTTATGGGGCAGAAAGTAGAACTGGCGTGTATCATCGATGATGACAAAATATACGTCAACCTCGTCAAGAAAATCATCGAGATCAAAAAACTCTCTGAAAACCTTCTGGTTTACAAGAACGGGAAAGAAGCGTTGGACTATTTCAAAGACACGATGGAAGGCGCGACAGACGAAGAAAAACTTCCGGACATCATTTTCCTGGATTTGAATATGCCGGTAATGGATGGTTGGGAATTCCTGAACGAATTCATCAAGATCAAAAATCATTTGAACAAAAAGATCACATTATACGTGGTGAGCTCTTCTATTGATCCTCGTGATCTGGAACGCGCCAAATCATTCAATTTGGTGACCGATTATCTTATCAAGCCTATCGAGTTGAAGAAGTTCGAAAAGATTTTTGAAAAGACCGCTGCCTAAGCTTCCTGTTCTTCAGCATTCTTCGGGAATGCTTTTTTATTGAAGATCAACAGGATGGCCACACCAACACTGATGGCCGAATCGGCTATATTGAAAACAGGCTCAAAAAAGGTAAAATACTCCCCACCCCAAATCGGGATCCAGGAAGGCAGATAACCTTTCCAGATCGGGAAATAAAGCATGTCTACCACTTTTCCATGGAATAAAGTTCCGTAGCCGCCAGCTTCCGGTAAAAACTCGGCTATATGTCCGTAACTGTCACTGAAGAGGATTCCGTAGAAAACAGAATCTATAATATTTCCGAAGGCACCTGCGAAGATCAACGCCACAGAGAGAATCAACGTTTTAGAACCCTCTTTTTTAACCGAATCCCACAGCCAGTATCCAATCCCCATGATCGCCACGAGCCTGAAAAGTGTGAGTGCCAGCTTGCCGTACTGTCCCGGTATCTTGGTTCCCCAGGCCATGCCTTCATTTTCCACGAACAGGATCCTGAACCAGTCAAAAACCTCTACTTCGTTGCCAAGGGCAAAATGCGTTTTTATGTAAATCTTGGAAACCTGATCGATTAATAAGATCAGGACAATGATGAATCCGGCTTTTTTAAGTGACATTTATATGGTTTAGGTCCAAAACGGCTCAAAAATACTAATATTATTTAGTTTTTACCACGCGAATGTTCCCATCTATCGAGGTAAGTTTTAACGGATTACGACCGGTCATAAAATCTGGAATTTCTACCTGGCCGTGACGACTGGTGGCTTCCACTATTCCGCCTGTTGTCTCCACCTCGATATTTCCACGGAAGGTGTTGACCACGGCGCTGCCCGTAAAATTCTGAAGCTTACAGTATCCCTGATTGAGATCGGCGAACAGGCTTAAAAAACTCCCGTCAGCTATGACTGATGCGATATTGGAGCGAATTTCCACTTCGAGATTTTCAGGGATCACCAGGTCTATTTCGAGCGAGAAAACCTTGTGGGCACTCAGTTTGTCAAATCCGCCGGCCAGGCGCTCGGGATACTCTGTAACCAATTGCAGCGTGCCGTTTGCCAATTCTGACTGCAGCAGAATATTATCAAAATATTCCCCTTCAGAATGGGTATTGATACTGATCTGGCTGGTTTTTTCGGCATGAAGACTGATCCTGAAAACCTCATCAGTATGAATGACCAGGCGCTCTACAGCCTGGGCATCGATGCTCTGGCGCGTGTCCTTCTGGGCGATGGCCACCACACCAAACATTAAAAAAGCCACTGCTATCCCTATTCTCAAACTGTTCATTCTTCCATCTTCATTAAAAAAGCCCTCTATTGCGGAGGGCTTAAATATGATCAAAATATGTTCCGAATTATCGTTGCATATTTTTAGCTTCAATACTTAGTGTAGCGTGAGGCACGAGTTTCAACCTTTCCTTGTTGATCAGTTTCCCGGTTACGCGGCAAACTCCGTAGGTTTTGTTCTCGATGCGCATCAGTGCGTTTTTCAGGTCCCTGATGAATTTTTCCTGGCGAATTGCCAGCTGAGAATTCGCTTCTTTGCTCATCGTTTCGCTACCTTCTTCAAAGGCTTTGAAAGTAGGCGACGTGTCATCGGTCCCGTTGTTACCATCGTTTTTGTAGGCAGTTTGATAGATTTCCAACTGCTCCTGAGCCTTTGCGATCTTCTTTTTGATGATCTCCTTGAATTCAGCAAGGTCAGCATCGCTGTAACGTTCTTTTACATCTGTTGACATGGCTTTAGTGCTTTTTTATAAACAATTTGGTGGCGATATCGTCAAATTCAATAGCAGCTCCTTCCTCTACCACCTCTGCAAATTCGAGCCTTGCAGTTAATGTTTCTGTTTTGATATAATTCATATTTTCGTTGACAGCATCCTCGACAATACCATCTTTTTGTAGGGTCACATCTATAGTATCGGTTACCTCATAACCTGAATCTTTCCGAAGGTTTTGAATCCTGTTCACCAGTTCCCTGGCAACACCTTCCTTCTTGAGTTCCGGGCTAATGCTCACATCCAGAGCAACCGTTAGGCTACCGCTGCTGGCTACCAGCCAGCCTTCGATATCCTGTGAAGTGATCTCGACTTCATCGAGCGACAAATTAATTAAATTTCCATTAATGTCAACCTCGATGTTCCCCTCCTGCTCCATCTTCGCGATGTCTTCAGGAGTAAACTGATTTATCTTATTGACAATCAGCTTCATATCCTTACCAAATCTCGGGCCAAGAACTCTGAAATTTGGTTTTATCTGCTTGACAAGAATACCCGAAGCATCATCGATCAGCTCGAGTTCCTTGACGTTAACTTCTGATTTTATGAGGTTTTCAACCGCCTCGATTTCCTGTCTTGCTGCTTCGTCAAGTACCGGAATCATTACTCTTTGCAAGGGTTGGCGTACTTTGATCATCTCTTTCTTCCGAAGAGAAAGTACCAGCGAGGAAATGGTCTGTGCCTTTTCCATTTTGCCCTCCAAAGATTTATCAACAAATTCTGGTTTATAAACCGGGAAATCAGCAGTATGCACCGATTCTGCTGAATCTTTTCCGGTGGCAGCGTTCAGATCCCTGAACAACTGGTCCATATAGAATGGCGCAACAGGAGCTCCCAGTTTCGCAACTGTCTCTAAACAGGTATACAGCGTTTGATAAGCTGAAATCTTATCCTTTTCATAATCGCCTTTCCAGAACCTTCTTCGGCTTAGGCGCACATACCAGTTGGAAAGGTTCTCCTGAACAAATTCTGAAATCGCTCTCGTCGCCCTGGTTGGCTCATAATCGGCATAAAACTTATCCACTTTTTCGATAAGGGTGTGTAATTCAGAGAGGATCCAGCGATCTATCTCCGGTCTTTTTTCCAGTGCAATATCATCTTCGGAATAGGTAAACTCATCGATATTGGCATAAAGCGTAAAGAAAGAATACGTATTATAAAGTGTTCCGAAGAACTTACGCTGAACTTCTCCGATCCCTTCAATATCAAACTTCAGGTTATCCCAGGGGTTTGCATTCGAGATCATGTACCAGCGTGTCGCATCCGGCCCATAAACCGAAAGCGTTTCAAATGGATCTACCGCGTTTCCTAGACGTTTGGACATTTTCTGACCATTTTTGTCTAAAACGAGTCCGTTAGAAACCACATTTTTATAGGCCACATCATCAAAGATCATCGTGGCAATGGCGTGAAGCGTATAGAACCATCCACGCGTCTGGTCAACACCTTCCGCGATGAAATCGGCTTTTCGCCATTTATCGTCTACTTTTTCCTTATTCTCGAATGGATAGTGCCACTGAGAATACGGCATGGAACCGGAATCAAACCAAACGTCGATCAGGTCTGCCTCGCGCTTCATTGGTTTTCCAGAATCGGAAACCAGCGTGATCTCGTCCACAACATTTTTGTGAAGATCTACTTTTTCGTAGTTCTCTTCGCTCATATTTCCAGGGTCAAAATCGGCAAAGATATTCTCCTTCATGAAACCGGCTTCAACCGATTTTTTCATCTCTTCCTGAAGCTGAGCTACAGAGCCCATTACCTTAACTTCCTTCCCATCCTCTGTTCTCCAGATCGGCAACGGAATACCCCAGTAACGGCTACGGCTAAGGTTCCAGTCATTGGCATTTGCCAGCCAGTTCCCAAAACGACCTTCCCCGGTAGATTTTGGCTTCCAGTTGATGCCTTTGTTCAGTTCATGCATCCGATCCTTGAATTCGGTCACCTTAATGAACCAGGAATCCAATGGATAATATAAAATAGGCTTATCTGTTCTCCAACAGTTCGGATAACTGTGAACGTATTTTTCAACTTTAAAAGCCCTGTTTTCTTCTTTTAATTTAATTGCCAGCTCTACATCTACCGACTTTTCCGGAGCCTCACCATCATCATAATATTCATTCTTCACATACTTGCCGGCATGTTCTCCCATTTCCGGGCGAAATTTACCCTGAAGATCTACTAACGGAACCAAATTGCCGTTTTCATCTTTAACCAATAACGGCGGAACTTCCGGAATCGCCTGCTTGGCAACCATGGCATCATCGGCACCAAACGTTGGCGAAGTATGAACAATACCGGTACCGTCTTCAGTGGTTACGAAATCTCCGGAAATAACACGGAAGGCATTTTCCGGGTTATCATGCGGCAAGGCATATGGCAATAATTGCTCATATTCGATGCCCACCAATTCTTTCCCCACAAAGCTTTCTTCGGAAATCAGGAATGGTATCTTTTTATCTCCTTCAGTATAAGATTTCAAGTCTTCTTCAGACTCTACTTTTCTGAATTTTTTATCGAATTGTTTTGCAGCAAGATCTTTCGCCACCACGATAGTGATCGGCTCAAACGTATATTGATTATAGGTTCTAACCTTTACATATTCGATCTTCGGCCCAACGGTCAAAGCTGTATTAGATGGAAGCGTCCATGGAGTTGTTGTCCAGGCGATAAAGAAAATATCTTCTTCAGATTTCAAAAACTCCGGAAGCGTTTCCTTTTTCGTTTTAAACATGGCCGTTACCGTGGTATCGGTCACATCCTGGTATGTTCCTGGCTGATTCAGCTCATGAGAACTCAAACCGGTTCCAGCCTTAGGTGAATATGGCTGAATGGTATAACCCTTATAGATCAGGTCTTTCTGATAAATTTCAGAAAGCAACCACCAAACCGTTTCCATGTATTTGGACTTATAGGTAATGTATGGATCTTCCATATCTACCCAATAACCCATTTTTCGGGTAAGGTCATTCCAAACATCGGTATAACGCATTACTGCATTCTTACAGGCTTCATTATACTTTTCAATGCTGATCTTATTTCCGATATCCTCTTTCGTAATACCAAGCTCCTTCTCCACTCCAAGTTCTACCGGAAGCCCATGTGTATCCCACCCGGCTTTTCGTTTTACCTGAAAGCCTTTCTGAGTTTTATAGCGGCAAAATATATCTTTGATTGCACGAGCCATCACGTGGTGAATTCCCGGCAAACCATTGGCAGATGGCGGCCCTTCAAAGAACACAAACGGCTCTTTGCCTTCACGAGTCGTGATGCTTTTTTTGAAAATTTCATTCTCTTCCCAATAGCTTAAGATTTCCTCCGCCACTTTTGGCAAGTCAAGTCCTTTATATTCAGGAAACTTTTTGCTCATTCTATCCTTTTTTCAAATGATGTGCGAAAATAATGATTTTTAACAAAAGAGTAGGTTATAAAACGGTAAAATGATACTTCTATCCGTCGCATTCGCAAGGATAATTAATTGAAGCTTAATATTTTCGAAACGAAATTTTAAAAAGTATAATTCAAACCGATGATCAGGTTCCTGCCAGCAGCTGAAATTCCTGAAGAATAGGTGCGGTAACGCTGATCTGTAATATTTTCTAAGGATACCGTCGCCAACCAGTTACTGGTCATTTTATACTGCCCTGTCAGATTAAGCGTATACCAGGAAGGAGAATACGGATTTCCATTTGAATCTAAAGCATATAAATAAGGTTTGTCCTGTTCGCCGGGAGCAAGATCTTCAAAGTTAAACTGACCATTATATTCGGCAAAAAGATCAAATTTCAGCTTTCGTTTGTTCCAGATCAGGTGCGTATTCCCGAAAAGCGGTGCCGCATGTCGCAGCGGAACGTATTCCCCGCCTTCATCTTCTCTTCCGTAGGTATAACTGAATTGCGAAGTTAACCGAAGTGCCACTGAAAGATTGGCTTCCAGGCCGGTTTCGATCCCGTAAACATAAGCATGAGCAGCATTCTGAATGGCCTGCACGCGGCTTGGCTCTCCCTGATAATCAATTTCAGTCTCACCATTCAAACTATAATCCCTTCGAACCATGGCGTTATCGAGGTAGGTATAGTAACCCGTCAGATTCAGCCTGATAAAATCATTAAAATTAAGGTCTGCACCGATCTCGCCATTATAGGCATATTCTGGCTTTAGATCAGGGTTCGGCACAACTACCGATCCGGGTTCGGAATCAAAGATCTTCCCGATATCATCAATATTCGGTGCACGGAAAGCGGTTGACGCTCCAGCACGAAGCCTTAAGAAATCACTCTGCTTCCAGTTAATTCCGAGGCTTCCAGTTAGTGCTCCCGTAGAAATATCGGCGGTTTCGAATGGAAAATCATAAAACCGATCGTCAAAGCGCGTGTCTACCAAAATATGATTATATCGAAGTCCAGATTGCAATGACAGGTCTTCTCTTATGCGCCATTGATGGCCCAAATATACAGCTATGGATTGCCACTGTGATCCATCCGGATAGCGGCTTGCGGTTTCCCCGGTTTCATTAGTTTCAATATTTCTGAAACTTCCGTTAGAAGCCACATTATTCAAAACATATTCTAAGCCGTAGAAGAATTTAGAATTTGCCCATTCCTTCTCAAAATCAAGGTTAGCCGAATAAGCATCTACATTTTCTTCCGTAGAATAAAGAGTTGGTTTTCCAAAATCCCGATCGTTCCGGCTTTCGGCAAAAAACTGATACGCTCCCGTAAACTGTACTTTATCAAAAAAATCTGAAGTGCTGCGATGGTTGATATTGACATCTCCCAGGAACCATTTTTGAGGCCCGTAATACCACTCTGCTGCTCTCAGAATGCCATCACGCTTTCTGTATAAACGATCATACCTGGGAAAATCTGAAGTCTCCGAATAGATCAGCCCAAGGCTAAGATCCCAGTCATCAGCAGGCATGTATTTTACTTTCTGCAACAAATTAAGCTGATTGTATCCCGTTGGCTTCTGCACTTCCGGATCATCATTTTCAACCATCAGATCCTCTCCATTTTCCCGAATCGCATAATCAGGTCTTAGATAATCATCTGGTCCGTGACTTCCCATTTTCAGGTCGCCAAAATCGGAATAGGTCACTGCGGAAGTGAACGCCCAGTTTTCCCGACCAATATTTAGATCGGCATGAACGGTATTTTCATTATTGGCAGTGGCAAATCTGGTATAGATATTTCCCGAAAAACTGGTATTTCCATCAAAGCTGAAATTTGGCTGGAGGGTATAAAAGTTCATCACGCCACCAACGGCATCACTACCATACACAACAGATCCCGGCCCCAGAATAACCTCGGCTTTATCTAGGAACATCGGGTCTATGGAAATCACATTTTGAAGGTTCCCGCTTCTGAAAATGGCGGTATTCATACGAACGCCATCTACCGTTATGAGCAATCTATTGGTCGAGAATCCGCGGATCATCGGGCTTCCTCCACCCAGCTGACTTTTCTGCACATAAACCTGGCCGGTACTTTCCAAAAGATCGGCTGAAGTTTGCGGACTTGCTAGTTGCACTTCGGAAGGAGTAATGCTCACAATTTTTTGAGGCACCTCATCACGATCCAGTTTGAACCTGGAAACCGAAAGCACTACCTGGTCTAACTGATTATTATCAGCTTCCAGCAGCACCGTATTGTTCAGAATTTCCTTCTTCCGAAGATACAGGTCTTCATGACTGATGATGGAAAAGGTCAGCAATTCTTCCGAAGAAAACGAAGATAGATCGGCGATTCCAAGGGTGTCGGTAATTGCAGAAGTGGAGCGATCCTGATTGAAAATTGCCACATCGGCCAAGGGTTTCCTGGAATCGCTATCCAGAACTTTAACTTCCTGGGCAGAAAGTTTTATTAAACAGAAAAAGAACAACAGGAAAGCACCTATTCGCATTAGCTAAAGATTTCATTGAGAACGCTCAGCGATTTCGGTTTCCTAAAATTTTCAATATGCAATTCGTAATACAGCAACAGCATATTCAGGAAATCGTTACGCGAAGACTGGTTCAGTTTTAAGCCCTGCAAGGTAAAGAAATCTGCTTCCAGAAATTGCTTTAAAAGAGTTACATTTTTGCCTTCCACGCAATAATCGTTCGTGGGAATTGTTTGAAAAACTCCTTCCAGCAGGTCAAAAACAGGCAGGTCCTGCTCTGTTCTTTCCGGCAAAAATCCCAGGTAACGGCTTAGATTCAACAGGAAAAACAGGTGAAAATTGGCAAATTTAGAAGCCTGATCCAAAAAATGGAAACTGTTTTCCAGGTACTCGAATAATAGCGGATCTTCTTCTTCCTCGTGGATGGTGTTTTTCAGCATTTCTGCCAGGAACATGACCAGGCTGGATTTGATGGGATTCAGGTGCAGTTCCACATACATCTCGCGCACTTTCGCGTCCCTCAGATATTCCATTTTCCCCGTGTCACGATGATTGAAAACGATTTCCAGCCTGGTAAGCGGCTGAAACATAGAAGCCCGAAATTTACCTTTTTTAGACTTCAGCACGCCCTTCAGCATAAAGGTGCGAAGCCCGTGCGAAAGTGTGTAAATTTTCGCAATAAGATCGGCCTCTCCGTATTTCAGGGCGCTAACAACTATGGCATTGGTGGTGACGAGCATCGCTGGATTTGGCGTGAATTTATAAAAAAAGCCGCTCTTTCGAACGGCTTATCTTATTTTGAAAATCTGGAATTATACCAGACCCTGTGCAAGCATCGCATCGGCAACCTTTACGAAACCGGCTATGTTCGCACCTTTTACATAGTCTACATATCCGTCTTCACCAGTACCGTATTCCACACATTTTTCATGAATATCGTTCATGATCTCATGAAGTTTTTTATCCACTTCTTCGGAAGTCCAGCTGTATCTCAAAGAGTTCTGAGACATTTCAAGACCTGATGTTGCTACACCACCTGCATTTGAAGCTTTTCCTGGAGAAAACAAGATCTTGTTTTCATGGAAAACCTGTACCGCTTCCGGAGTACAAGGCATGTTCGCACCTTCACCCACACACATACATCCGTTCTTCACCAATGTTTTCGCGTCTTCTTCCTGCAGTTCGTTCTGAGTGGCACAAGGCAGGGCGATATCACATTTCTCGGCCCATGGAGTTTTTCCTTCATGGTATTTAGCTGAAGAATACTCCTCTAAGTATTCCTTAATTCTTCCACGCTTTTCGTTCTTCAATTCCATGATGAACTGGAGTTTTTCTTCAGTAATTCCATCAGCATCATAGATATACCCGCCAGAATCTGACATGGTCACCACTTTTGCTCCAAGCTGGATCGCTTTTTCAGCAGCAAACTGCGCAACATTACCAGAACCTGAAATGACCACTGTTTTACCTTCCAGTTTTTCACCTTTGGTCTTCAGCATGTTCTGAGCGAAATATACGTTACCGTAACCGGTAGCTTCAGGGCGCATTAAAGAACCTCCATAAGAACGACCTTTACCGGTCAAGATCCCGGTAAATTCATTCTGGATTCTTTTGTACTGTCCAAAAAGGTACCCAACTTCTCTACCTCCAACACCAATATCTCCCGCAGGCACATCGGTATCAGCACCAATATGGCGGTACAATTCGGTCATAAAGCTCTGGCAGAACTTCATCACTTCGTTATCTGACTTTCCTTTAGGATCAAAGTCAGATCCACCTTTACCACCTCCCATGGGAAGCGTGGTCAAACTGTTTTTGAAAACCTGCTCGAAAGCAAGGAATTTCAAAATACTAAGGTTAACCGATGGGTGGAATCTCAAACCACCTTTGTAAGGTCCAATCGCAGAGTTCATCTGGATTCGGAAACCACGGTTCACCTGGATGTTACCTTCGTCATCCAGCCACGACACACGGAACATCACCACTCTTTCTGGCTCTACCATGCGCTCCAGGAGCATTTTATTCTGGTATTTTTTATTTTTTTCGATAAAAGGAATGATCGTTTCTGCTACTTCATGAACAGCCT contains the following coding sequences:
- the ileS gene encoding isoleucine--tRNA ligase; translation: MSKKFPEYKGLDLPKVAEEILSYWEENEIFKKSITTREGKEPFVFFEGPPSANGLPGIHHVMARAIKDIFCRYKTQKGFQVKRKAGWDTHGLPVELGVEKELGITKEDIGNKISIEKYNEACKNAVMRYTDVWNDLTRKMGYWVDMEDPYITYKSKYMETVWWLLSEIYQKDLIYKGYTIQPYSPKAGTGLSSHELNQPGTYQDVTDTTVTAMFKTKKETLPEFLKSEEDIFFIAWTTTPWTLPSNTALTVGPKIEYVKVRTYNQYTFEPITIVVAKDLAAKQFDKKFRKVESEEDLKSYTEGDKKIPFLISEESFVGKELVGIEYEQLLPYALPHDNPENAFRVISGDFVTTEDGTGIVHTSPTFGADDAMVAKQAIPEVPPLLVKDENGNLVPLVDLQGKFRPEMGEHAGKYVKNEYYDDGEAPEKSVDVELAIKLKEENRAFKVEKYVHSYPNCWRTDKPILYYPLDSWFIKVTEFKDRMHELNKGINWKPKSTGEGRFGNWLANANDWNLSRSRYWGIPLPIWRTEDGKEVKVMGSVAQLQEEMKKSVEAGFMKENIFADFDPGNMSEENYEKVDLHKNVVDEITLVSDSGKPMKREADLIDVWFDSGSMPYSQWHYPFENKEKVDDKWRKADFIAEGVDQTRGWFYTLHAIATMIFDDVAYKNVVSNGLVLDKNGQKMSKRLGNAVDPFETLSVYGPDATRWYMISNANPWDNLKFDIEGIGEVQRKFFGTLYNTYSFFTLYANIDEFTYSEDDIALEKRPEIDRWILSELHTLIEKVDKFYADYEPTRATRAISEFVQENLSNWYVRLSRRRFWKGDYEKDKISAYQTLYTCLETVAKLGAPVAPFYMDQLFRDLNAATGKDSAESVHTADFPVYKPEFVDKSLEGKMEKAQTISSLVLSLRKKEMIKVRQPLQRVMIPVLDEAARQEIEAVENLIKSEVNVKELELIDDASGILVKQIKPNFRVLGPRFGKDMKLIVNKINQFTPEDIAKMEQEGNIEVDINGNLINLSLDEVEITSQDIEGWLVASSGSLTVALDVSISPELKKEGVARELVNRIQNLRKDSGYEVTDTIDVTLQKDGIVEDAVNENMNYIKTETLTARLEFAEVVEEGAAIEFDDIATKLFIKKH
- a CDS encoding response regulator; the protein is MGQKVELACIIDDDKIYVNLVKKIIEIKKLSENLLVYKNGKEALDYFKDTMEGATDEEKLPDIIFLDLNMPVMDGWEFLNEFIKIKNHLNKKITLYVVSSSIDPRDLERAKSFNLVTDYLIKPIELKKFEKIFEKTAA
- the gdhA gene encoding NADP-specific glutamate dehydrogenase, with translation MDKNVKNFLDKVSARNSNEPEFMQAVHEVAETIIPFIEKNKKYQNKMLLERMVEPERVVMFRVSWLDDEGNIQVNRGFRIQMNSAIGPYKGGLRFHPSVNLSILKFLAFEQVFKNSLTTLPMGGGKGGSDFDPKGKSDNEVMKFCQSFMTELYRHIGADTDVPAGDIGVGGREVGYLFGQYKRIQNEFTGILTGKGRSYGGSLMRPEATGYGNVYFAQNMLKTKGEKLEGKTVVISGSGNVAQFAAEKAIQLGAKVVTMSDSGGYIYDADGITEEKLQFIMELKNEKRGRIKEYLEEYSSAKYHEGKTPWAEKCDIALPCATQNELQEEDAKTLVKNGCMCVGEGANMPCTPEAVQVFHENKILFSPGKASNAGGVATSGLEMSQNSLRYSWTSEEVDKKLHEIMNDIHEKCVEYGTGEDGYVDYVKGANIAGFVKVADAMLAQGLV
- a CDS encoding lipoprotein signal peptidase, which encodes MSLKKAGFIIVLILLIDQVSKIYIKTHFALGNEVEVFDWFRILFVENEGMAWGTKIPGQYGKLALTLFRLVAIMGIGYWLWDSVKKEGSKTLILSVALIFAGAFGNIIDSVFYGILFSDSYGHIAEFLPEAGGYGTLFHGKVVDMLYFPIWKGYLPSWIPIWGGEYFTFFEPVFNIADSAISVGVAILLIFNKKAFPKNAEEQEA
- a CDS encoding TraR/DksA family transcriptional regulator, with the protein product MSTDVKERYSDADLAEFKEIIKKKIAKAQEQLEIYQTAYKNDGNNGTDDTSPTFKAFEEGSETMSKEANSQLAIRQEKFIRDLKNALMRIENKTYGVCRVTGKLINKERLKLVPHATLSIEAKNMQR
- the recO gene encoding DNA repair protein RecO, producing the protein MLVTTNAIVVSALKYGEADLIAKIYTLSHGLRTFMLKGVLKSKKGKFRASMFQPLTRLEIVFNHRDTGKMEYLRDAKVREMYVELHLNPIKSSLVMFLAEMLKNTIHEEEEDPLLFEYLENSFHFLDQASKFANFHLFFLLNLSRYLGFLPERTEQDLPVFDLLEGVFQTIPTNDYCVEGKNVTLLKQFLEADFFTLQGLKLNQSSRNDFLNMLLLYYELHIENFRKPKSLSVLNEIFS
- a CDS encoding PAS domain-containing sensor histidine kinase, with protein sequence MLSDLQLNSILEDFDIAYWKVNLFSKEITWSEHFNALVGNPEIREDRFEFFINQILHADYRYDFRIHFEELLKKNEPFSFEIKLKLANGKYRWFECKNLRSKGQNFKETAVLLFVNIHQSKRDQYTIEENFFYYRETAEMTSTGGWYIDTITKNIYWDDVSKKILDCPRDFQPRYDDHLKFYAQEHHSRMHNAFDKCENYGIPFKLELKMVSFQHREFWVGLTGKPVYNDEQQIVGIRGVIQNIDENKNNELNLQNSLDIIASQNSRLFNFAHIVSHHLRSHSSNLSLIVELLGEAKSDKDKLDLLANVEDISGNLDTAISRLNDIVSIQTSLRKERVWIKFEEALEIVLASISSLINRENAKIVAEFQELKEIRYVPEYLESILLNLITNAIRYRQPGRKPVIFIQTYIENEKEYLEISDNGMGIDLEEYGDKMFGMYKTFHQNNPEAKGIGLFITKNQVEALGGTISVSSTIDIGTTFKIKF
- a CDS encoding TonB-dependent receptor plug domain-containing protein, encoding MRIGAFLLFFFCLIKLSAQEVKVLDSDSRKPLADVAIFNQDRSTSAITDTLGIADLSSFSSEELLTFSIISHEDLYLRKKEILNNTVLLEADNNQLDQVVLSVSRFKLDRDEVPQKIVSITPSEVQLASPQTSADLLESTGQVYVQKSQLGGGSPMIRGFSTNRLLITVDGVRMNTAIFRSGNLQNVISIDPMFLDKAEVILGPGSVVYGSDAVGGVMNFYTLQPNFSFDGNTSFSGNIYTRFATANNENTVHADLNIGRENWAFTSAVTYSDFGDLKMGSHGPDDYLRPDYAIRENGEDLMVENDDPEVQKPTGYNQLNLLQKVKYMPADDWDLSLGLIYSETSDFPRYDRLYRKRDGILRAAEWYYGPQKWFLGDVNINHRSTSDFFDKVQFTGAYQFFAESRNDRDFGKPTLYSTEENVDAYSANLDFEKEWANSKFFYGLEYVLNNVASNGSFRNIETNETGETASRYPDGSQWQSIAVYLGHQWRIREDLSLQSGLRYNHILVDTRFDDRFYDFPFETADISTGALTGSLGINWKQSDFLRLRAGASTAFRAPNIDDIGKIFDSEPGSVVVPNPDLKPEYAYNGEIGADLNFNDFIRLNLTGYYTYLDNAMVRRDYSLNGETEIDYQGEPSRVQAIQNAAHAYVYGIETGLEANLSVALRLTSQFSYTYGREDEGGEYVPLRHAAPLFGNTHLIWNKRKLKFDLFAEYNGQFNFEDLAPGEQDKPYLYALDSNGNPYSPSWYTLNLTGQYKMTSNWLATVSLENITDQRYRTYSSGISAAGRNLIIGLNYTF